The Cardinium endosymbiont of Culicoides punctatus genome has a segment encoding these proteins:
- a CDS encoding Rne/Rng family ribonuclease, with product MGNELVINSINDDCRIALLKDGNLFEYHVEKEDNRFTVGDIYLGIIKKIVPSLNACFVDVGYHKDAFLHYLDLGPQFNSLQKAIKIVRERHGNVDSLANFSIEPIIDKLGKVGDVLMKGQEVLVQIVKEPISNKGPRISSELAFPGRYMILIPFVDTISISKKITNPEERDRLHRLIASIKEKNFGIIVRTVAKGIDVATLDRDLKDLVDKWKKGMKQLATIFPGEKVIGEVNRTYTILRDMLNESFDSIIVDDKSLYAEVKQYIHTIAPEKEKILKLHQSRFKLFEQLGIEKQLKTLFGQTVGIDGGGYLIIEHTEAMHVIDVNSGNRALDEEGQGKTALNANLAAAKEIARQLRLRDMGGIIVIDFIDLKDVEDRKLLYQKVKEFMKEDRAKASVLPLSKFGVMQITRQRVRPEMNVVTRELCPSCNGTGKIDASLLVSERIESDLSLILMNQNEKNIKLLLHPYLYAYFTQNWLSKRLKWFLKYGKWVTLVKDSSMAITDYKFLDKNQEEIELR from the coding sequence GTGGGTAACGAATTAGTGATTAATAGTATAAATGATGATTGCAGGATAGCATTGCTTAAAGATGGAAATCTATTTGAATACCACGTAGAAAAAGAAGATAATAGATTTACAGTAGGTGACATTTATCTGGGCATTATTAAAAAAATAGTCCCCAGTTTAAATGCTTGTTTTGTGGATGTAGGGTATCATAAAGATGCTTTTTTGCATTATTTGGACCTAGGACCACAGTTCAATTCTCTACAAAAAGCTATTAAAATTGTCAGAGAGCGACACGGGAATGTAGACAGTCTCGCAAATTTTTCGATTGAGCCCATTATAGATAAACTGGGTAAGGTTGGAGATGTCCTTATGAAAGGACAAGAGGTATTGGTTCAAATAGTAAAAGAGCCGATATCTAATAAAGGACCACGCATCTCTTCGGAATTAGCTTTCCCTGGTCGCTATATGATACTAATACCTTTTGTGGATACAATTAGTATTTCCAAAAAGATTACGAATCCTGAGGAACGCGATCGATTGCATCGCCTAATTGCTTCAATAAAAGAGAAAAACTTTGGCATAATTGTCCGTACAGTGGCGAAAGGTATCGATGTTGCTACGCTAGATAGGGATCTTAAAGACCTTGTTGATAAGTGGAAAAAAGGGATGAAACAGCTTGCAACTATCTTTCCTGGCGAAAAAGTTATAGGAGAAGTAAATAGAACCTATACTATTCTTCGGGACATGCTTAATGAGTCTTTCGATAGCATTATAGTGGATGATAAATCGCTTTATGCTGAAGTCAAACAGTACATACATACCATTGCACCTGAGAAAGAAAAGATTCTTAAACTGCACCAAAGTAGGTTTAAACTCTTTGAACAGTTAGGTATAGAAAAACAGTTGAAAACATTATTTGGTCAAACAGTTGGCATAGACGGGGGAGGGTATCTAATTATAGAACATACCGAAGCCATGCATGTCATTGACGTAAATAGTGGAAATAGAGCTTTAGATGAGGAAGGACAAGGAAAGACTGCCTTAAATGCAAACTTGGCTGCTGCTAAAGAGATTGCTAGACAGTTACGTTTACGTGATATGGGAGGCATTATTGTAATTGACTTCATAGATCTTAAAGATGTTGAAGATCGTAAGCTCCTTTATCAAAAGGTGAAGGAATTTATGAAAGAAGATCGTGCTAAAGCTTCTGTCTTACCATTGTCAAAATTTGGAGTAATGCAAATCACAAGACAAAGGGTAAGGCCAGAAATGAATGTAGTTACGAGAGAACTTTGTCCTTCTTGTAATGGAACTGGAAAGATAGATGCTTCTTTGTTGGTATCAGAAAGAATTGAATCAGATTTATCTCTTATCTTAATGAACCAAAATGAGAAAAATATAAAGCTCTTATTGCATCCTTATCTTTATGCCTATTTTACACAAAATTGGTTATCTAAACGCCTCAAATGGTTTCTGAAATATGGGAAATGGGTTACACTAGTGAAGGACTCTTCAATGGCCATAACGGATTACAAGTTTTTAGATAAAAATCAAGAGGAAATAGAACTTCGGTAA
- the miaA gene encoding tRNA (adenosine(37)-N6)-dimethylallyltransferase MiaA, producing MELIPKHLVVIVGPTAVGKTALSIQLAEYLQCEILSADSRQFYYDMAIGTAQPTKEEMRGIPHHFLSFLPVQELYTAGKFAKEARQKLTSLFIDHDIAILIGGSGLYIKALCEGLADFPPVAPNLRAMLNLNFKERGLHYLTEMLAQKDPDYYHIVDLKNPKRIIRALEICLSTGVPYSTLRKQLPSVIKTFNVIPIGITQEKHLLYERIELRVDIMMQQGLLQEVEKLHPYKELNALQTLGYKELFDYIDGVSRLDESINQIKINTKKYAKKQITWFQKDKSIAWFAPDDITKIYAYIQSIVEL from the coding sequence ATGGAGTTAATTCCCAAGCATTTGGTTGTTATAGTGGGGCCAACAGCTGTAGGTAAAACAGCACTGTCTATCCAATTAGCTGAATATTTACAATGTGAAATACTATCTGCTGACTCGAGACAGTTTTACTATGACATGGCTATTGGAACTGCACAACCTACTAAAGAAGAAATGCGTGGTATTCCTCACCATTTTTTATCTTTTTTACCCGTTCAAGAATTATATACTGCAGGCAAGTTTGCTAAAGAAGCACGACAAAAGTTAACCAGCCTTTTTATAGATCACGATATAGCCATACTTATTGGAGGATCAGGTCTTTATATAAAAGCGTTATGTGAAGGACTAGCAGATTTCCCTCCTGTAGCACCCAATTTGCGTGCCATGTTAAACCTTAATTTTAAGGAACGTGGGCTTCATTATCTTACTGAAATGCTCGCACAAAAAGATCCAGATTACTATCATATAGTAGATCTAAAAAATCCTAAAAGAATCATTAGGGCTTTAGAAATATGTTTGAGTACAGGGGTTCCCTACTCAACATTACGTAAACAGCTGCCAAGTGTAATAAAGACATTTAACGTTATTCCAATAGGCATCACTCAAGAAAAACATCTACTATATGAAAGAATTGAACTGCGTGTGGATATAATGATGCAGCAAGGTCTATTGCAAGAGGTAGAAAAGCTCCATCCCTATAAAGAACTAAATGCCTTGCAAACGCTGGGCTATAAGGAGTTATTTGACTACATAGATGGAGTGTCTAGATTAGATGAATCTATAAATCAAATAAAAATTAATACAAAAAAATATGCTAAAAAGCAGATAACATGGTTCCAAAAAGATAAAAGTATTGCATGGTTTGCTCCAGATGATATCACAAAAATATATGCATATATACAGTCTATAGTAGAATTGTAA
- a CDS encoding OstA-like protein → MSKKTIYFIFLSLFLISLHFAVSADEKSVTYTAQSLEADLLNNKPCKRLEGNVRFTFHQTGIVLSADKVYKYDDEDLIEAQGNVQMVDKQGRLIKADRLTYYSETKLATLQDNVMFESENVTCYTQQLVYDMEKKQSSFSNGVKLLQNEMILTSTNGMYNGITHTATFLGEVVLSDPRYVVYSNQLSYHTTTETASFSGPTKITAEQGMLTTAHGGIYQIAKKYLLFNQGTLDIKDLSLFADRLELFDAKDCVATGHVSLRSKVHNMVITGEKATYSAKDKKTEITGQPLLTSTINDELIYLRADTFIVLEKENIKEKHNPIHEIHALNNVRLYQELIQGIADGAVYNSSDNTIRLQNKPVVWCGNYQITGEDVHLAILEDEQVKMFVNKNLFMASADPVGNYNQVKGHKMTADFQKGAIEKMSVEGNGESLYFILAENNELVGMNHMKCNLMEITIKENQLERMEFKPKPNGVFYPAEKIKEEQMKLEDFVWYGEKWPTKENILAMNPLNEI, encoded by the coding sequence ATGTCCAAAAAAACAATCTACTTCATTTTTCTTTCACTATTTTTAATAAGTCTGCATTTTGCAGTATCCGCTGATGAAAAATCTGTTACTTATACAGCCCAATCTTTAGAAGCCGATTTGTTAAATAATAAGCCTTGTAAACGATTAGAGGGCAATGTGCGTTTTACTTTTCATCAAACTGGCATTGTATTATCCGCAGATAAGGTTTATAAATATGATGATGAAGACTTAATAGAAGCTCAAGGGAATGTCCAAATGGTAGATAAACAGGGCCGTCTTATAAAAGCAGACCGACTAACTTACTATTCAGAAACAAAGCTGGCTACTTTGCAGGATAATGTGATGTTTGAATCTGAAAATGTTACTTGTTATACACAACAATTGGTCTATGATATGGAGAAAAAGCAAAGCAGCTTTTCGAATGGTGTTAAATTATTGCAAAACGAAATGATTTTAACCAGCACAAATGGAATGTATAACGGAATAACCCATACAGCCACTTTTTTAGGAGAGGTTGTCCTTTCAGATCCTAGGTACGTAGTATATTCCAATCAACTGAGTTACCATACCACAACAGAAACTGCTTCTTTTTCAGGACCTACGAAAATTACTGCAGAACAAGGTATGTTGACAACAGCTCATGGAGGAATCTATCAAATAGCTAAAAAATACCTTTTGTTTAACCAGGGGACGCTAGATATTAAGGATCTTTCTCTTTTTGCAGATCGTTTAGAGCTATTTGATGCAAAAGATTGTGTTGCTACAGGACATGTGTCACTTCGTAGTAAAGTACACAATATGGTAATCACTGGAGAAAAAGCTACTTATTCTGCAAAAGACAAGAAAACAGAAATTACTGGACAGCCTTTACTAACAAGTACGATTAATGATGAGCTGATATATCTTCGTGCAGATACGTTTATTGTTTTAGAAAAAGAAAATATAAAAGAAAAGCATAATCCCATTCATGAAATTCATGCATTAAATAATGTTAGGCTCTATCAAGAGCTTATACAAGGCATTGCGGATGGTGCTGTTTATAATTCGAGTGATAATACCATTCGCTTACAAAATAAACCCGTCGTTTGGTGTGGGAATTATCAAATTACAGGGGAAGATGTACATCTAGCTATATTAGAAGATGAACAAGTTAAAATGTTTGTAAATAAAAATTTATTTATGGCATCTGCTGATCCTGTGGGTAACTACAATCAAGTAAAAGGTCATAAGATGACTGCAGATTTCCAGAAAGGAGCCATCGAAAAAATGTCCGTAGAGGGTAATGGTGAAAGTCTCTATTTTATTCTTGCGGAAAATAATGAGCTGGTAGGCATGAATCATATGAAGTGTAATCTCATGGAAATCACTATAAAAGAAAATCAATTAGAACGGATGGAATTTAAGCCAAAACCTAATGGCGTGTTTTATCCAGCAGAGAAAATAAAAGAAGAACAAATGAAGTTAGAAGATTTTGTTTGGTATGGTGAAAAGTGGCCTACTAAAGAAAATATTTTAGCAATGAATCCGTTAAATGAAATATAA
- a CDS encoding phospholipase D family protein, whose amino-acid sequence MRSYTSKVYFQLIGSIIIGIVSVIVNYSSCSTLHQSDFSSDVDVKVEVHFTPDDPCLNIIIHNILSAKKMIFVQAYVITSKKIVDALIQAHLKKVNVQLLVDKNAPTTKGSQINFILEHGIPVIVDKTIGLAHNKIMIIDDSCVITGSFNWTHGAQNRNAENIVIIRGKCHNEKFKKNWYRRAALGEKLKTKNGFH is encoded by the coding sequence ATGCGGTCATATACTTCTAAGGTGTATTTCCAACTTATAGGCAGTATTATCATCGGAATTGTTAGTGTAATAGTCAATTATTCATCTTGTAGTACATTGCATCAATCTGATTTTAGTTCAGATGTAGATGTAAAAGTAGAAGTCCATTTTACACCCGATGACCCTTGTTTGAATATAATTATACATAATATTCTGTCTGCAAAAAAAATGATTTTTGTGCAAGCATACGTTATCACTTCTAAAAAAATTGTGGACGCGCTGATACAAGCACACCTAAAAAAAGTAAACGTTCAATTATTAGTAGACAAGAATGCCCCAACTACAAAGGGCAGCCAAATAAACTTTATATTAGAACATGGCATTCCTGTTATAGTTGATAAAACCATTGGACTTGCGCACAATAAAATTATGATTATTGATGATTCGTGTGTGATTACAGGTTCTTTTAACTGGACACATGGCGCCCAAAATAGAAATGCAGAAAATATAGTCATTATAAGAGGGAAATGTCATAATGAAAAATTTAAAAAAAATTGGTATAGGAGAGCTGCGTTAGGAGAAAAATTAAAAACAAAAAATGGCTTTCATTAG
- the lysS gene encoding lysine--tRNA ligase, translating to MHQLSEQEIIRTQKKAAIEAMGILPYPASVNAINVKASTILANYKEENKEDYSHVILAGRIMSRRIMGAASFVELQDATGRIQLYVQRDAIAPDEDKSYYNVFFKKLLDIGDIIEVQGFVFTTQVGAIAVHVTHLRLLTKALTPLPIVKEAVTKEGIQTYDAFTDSEQRYRQRYVDLIVNPDVRKVFEQRTKLIDTIKYTLNQQGYLEVETPILQPIYGGASARPFKTHHNALDIPLYLRISNELYLKRLIIGGYDGVYEFAKDFRNEGMSRFHNPEFTQVELYVAYKDYIWMMDFMEQLIETVALALHGTTTIQVGAHTINFQRPWKRFTMFEAIQHFTGHDVSNMDEQALRTIAHQLHISLEDNIAKGKIIDEIFGEKCEPYLIQPTFITDYPVEMSPLAKRHRDNPSLTERFEVICNGKEICNAFSELNDPIDQQQRLEEQRSLGERGDEEAMVVDHDFLKALRYGMPPTVGVGIGIDRLTMIMTNVHSIQDVIFFPQMRPEHQ from the coding sequence ATGCATCAACTTAGTGAACAAGAAATTATTAGAACCCAGAAAAAAGCAGCAATAGAAGCAATGGGTATTCTTCCATATCCAGCTTCTGTTAATGCCATTAATGTAAAGGCTTCAACAATCCTTGCAAATTATAAGGAAGAAAATAAAGAAGATTATAGCCATGTAATATTGGCCGGTCGTATTATGAGCCGGAGAATTATGGGAGCAGCTTCGTTTGTAGAACTACAAGATGCAACAGGGCGTATTCAGCTTTATGTGCAACGGGATGCCATTGCTCCAGATGAAGATAAAAGCTATTACAATGTTTTTTTTAAAAAATTACTGGATATAGGTGATATCATTGAGGTACAAGGATTTGTTTTCACTACTCAAGTAGGTGCTATTGCAGTACATGTTACCCATCTTCGATTATTAACTAAGGCATTAACACCATTACCTATTGTTAAAGAAGCAGTTACGAAAGAAGGCATACAGACCTATGATGCTTTTACAGATTCAGAACAACGGTATCGTCAACGATACGTTGATTTAATTGTCAATCCAGATGTTCGTAAAGTATTTGAACAAAGAACAAAATTGATTGATACCATTAAGTATACTTTAAACCAACAGGGTTATTTAGAGGTAGAGACACCTATTCTGCAGCCAATCTATGGGGGGGCATCGGCACGACCATTTAAGACACATCACAATGCATTAGATATACCACTCTATTTGCGTATTTCTAATGAGCTTTACCTAAAGCGATTGATTATTGGTGGATATGATGGGGTGTATGAATTTGCTAAAGATTTTAGGAATGAGGGAATGTCGCGTTTTCATAATCCAGAATTTACACAAGTAGAGCTTTATGTAGCCTACAAGGATTACATCTGGATGATGGACTTTATGGAACAGTTGATTGAAACAGTAGCGCTGGCTTTGCATGGTACAACAACGATCCAAGTTGGTGCCCATACCATTAACTTTCAGAGACCATGGAAACGTTTTACCATGTTTGAAGCCATTCAACATTTTACAGGCCATGATGTAAGCAATATGGATGAACAAGCATTACGAACGATAGCACACCAGCTTCACATCTCTTTAGAGGACAACATCGCAAAAGGGAAAATTATAGATGAAATTTTTGGGGAAAAGTGTGAACCATATCTTATTCAACCTACTTTTATAACAGACTATCCGGTTGAAATGTCTCCTTTAGCCAAACGACATAGGGATAATCCAAGTTTAACAGAGCGGTTTGAGGTTATATGCAATGGGAAAGAAATATGCAATGCTTTTTCTGAACTAAATGATCCAATAGATCAGCAACAAAGGCTGGAAGAGCAACGTTCTTTGGGAGAACGAGGGGACGAAGAAGCTATGGTAGTAGATCATGACTTTTTGAAGGCTTTGCGTTATGGCATGCCACCGACGGTAGGGGTTGGCATAGGGATAGATCGTTTAACTATGATTATGACCAATGTACATTCTATTCAAGATGTTATTTTCTTTCCACAAATGAGGCCTGAGCATCAATAG